In the genome of Veillonellales bacterium, the window TTACACTCCACGGCAAATGCAGCAGATTGTTCATACTATTAAACCATCACAATTAATTGATCTAAAAATTACGGTAACTGATCTTTTTAAACACGGCGTAAAATGGTTTATGAGCGGGATGTTCCGTTTTTGGTCTGTATTACCAACAGGAATGATAAAAGGCGATAAAATTGAACAATTTTTTTCAGAGATATGGCATGAACATACCGTCCGGGATACGAAAATTCCAATTGCAATCACTGCTGTAGACATTAATTCAGCTGACACGGTGTTTTTTACTACACCGATTCCCGGCAGCCGGGAGATACTGAATGCCCGCTACTACCACAACACTCCGTTGACGGATGCAGTCCGCGCCAGCATTTCTATACCGGGGATTTTTTTCCCTAAAAAATACCGCAACATGACATTAGTGGACGGTGCAGTAAAAAACAATCTGCCTACTGACATTCTGCGCCACATGGGAGCGGATGTTGTTATCGCTGTTGATTTAGGCTATGCAGGACAGCCAAATTATGATATTAAAACTGTGGGAGAAATAGTAATACAATGTATTGAAGTTATGGGCCGCGAGGTGACTCTTCTAAAATCAGAACAATATGCCGATGTTATCGTTCGCCCCCCAATTTATGATATTGATTTTAAAGATATCAATCAGGCGGATCAATGTATAAAACGCGGTGAAAAAGCATTAAAAGAAAAATTAGCGGAAATAAAAAATTTATTATAAAAATTCCATTGTGTAAACGGCAGACTTTTCCTGGCCGGATTATGATTTTAAAAATTCAGCTATAAATTTTGTCGATTTCAACTTCCGATAATTTATAGTTATCGGAAGTTGAACGTAATTTTAAAAGGATTTTGCTAATTAAAGCCAGAATTATATGAGTAGCTGGATTGATTGCTATATTATACGAGGTGTTTCTTTATGACTATGGACAATAAAGATTTTGTTCTCCGTAAAAATGATTTTATCCAACAAAATAAAAAGCTTTCGGAAAAAAGTAAAAAACGAATGCAGAAATCCAAAGCCGAGAACACACTGCGTGCGTATGAAGCCGACTGGCTGGATTACTATGATTGGTGTTCCCACCATAATTATCAAGCACTGCCAGCCGAACCGGAAACGATCGTGAACTATATCAATGACCTGGCTGATAATGCCAGGGCGAATACTGTATCCAGACGATTAAGCGCTATTTCTGAAAACCATAAAGCTGCCGGTTATCAGAGCGATAATCCTTGTCGCAGTGGCCTTGTACGGAATGCACTGGATGCTATAAAACGGGAAAAAGGCACAATTCAGCAAGGAAAGACCCCCCTCCTACTGGAAGATTTACAAGAAATTGCTCCCTATTTTGATGATTCCGATATGATCGGAATGCGAGACAAAGCACTTATGCTCACTGGATTTATGGGGGCGTTTCGTCGTTCGGAGTTGGTTAAAATCAATGTTGAAGATTTAACATTTTCCCCTGAGGGCGTAACCATTTTAGTCCATCAATCCAAGGGAGATCAAGAAGGTCAAGGTGAATACGTTGCCATTCCCTGTAACTCCGATTCTACTGTGTGTGCTGTCGCTGCCTTGAAAAATTGGTTGCAGGCCGCTCAACTTAAATCAGGAGCGTTGTTTCGCCCTTTTAATAAATATAAGCAAATACGGGCAAGACGCTTGACAGATAAATCTGTAGCTCTCATTGTTAAAAAATATGCTTCACTAGCTGGCCGCAACGCCGAGAACTTTGCCGGTCATAGCCTGAGACGGGGCTTCGCCACCAGCGCTGCCCAACATGATGTTGACGAGCGCACTATTATGCAGCAAACACGCCATAAATCCGAAAAGATGGTTCGCAGATATATCGAACAAGGCAACTTGTTTAAGAATAATGCGTTAAATAAGATGTTTTAGAAAAACATTATTTCCATTTTATTTTATCAAATACAACCTCTTCCACCTCGTGAGTTTTAACACGGGTCATCAAATCAGCAACGGCTTCCCGCGGTGACTTTCCTTCGTATAAAGTAAGAAAAATTTGTTCAGTGATGGGCATTTCGATTTCAAGTTGTTTTGACAGCTCATAGGCGGCTTGGGTTGCTTTAATCCCTTCGACCACCATATTGCTTTCAGTTTCCACCTGTTGAACTGTTTTCCCCTGCGCCAGCAGTATTCCCGCCCGGCAATTCCGGCTGTGCCGACTAGTACATGTAACTATCAGATCGCCAACACCGGATAAACCGGCAAAAGTTAAAGGCTGAGCCCCCATAGCTATACCCAAGCGGGAAATTTCGGCAAGGCCTCTGGTCATCAAAGCAGCCTTGGTATTATCACCAAAGCCTAACCCTTCTATCATGCCGGCTCCTAAGGCAATAATATTTTTAAACGCCCCACCTAATTCCACTCCGATGATATCCGGATTGGTATAAACTCTAAAATACGGCAGCATGATTAAATCCTGGATTTTTTCGGCAACCCGGCGAACTGGCGAAGCAACAACAGTAGTCGTTGGAAATCGAAGCCCCACTTCTTCGGCATGACTGGGCCCTGAGAGAGCTGCAATCCGATCCGCCGAAGCGGGAATCGTCTCTGCTATGACCTGAGACATTCTTTTCAGTGTTGGGAGTTCCAGCCCCTTAGCAGCAGTAAGAATAAGCGCATCCTTTGCAACTGATTTTGCAATTTTCCCGGCTGTGGCCCGCACAGCCTGAGATGGCGTGGCAATAACAATTAGATGGGCATTGGCAACTGCTTCGTTGATATTTTCTGAATAGGATACAGTAATCGGCAAATTCACATCGGGTAAATATTGTTGATTTTGTCTGGCTTCCCGCATTTGCTTTACCAATGCTTCATTACGGGCCCATAATACAACATGTTCGTGCTGCTGACCCAAAACTCCGGCGATAGCAGTTCCCCAACTGCCAGCGCCAATCACAGCTAATTTCAAGTTATCATTTCTCCTTTTTGCCTTCCGGTTTGATAGCCGTGGTTTTAATTTTCAGTTCTTCACCTTTTATGAGCCGTTGTATATTCGGTTTATGACGGATGATCACAAATAAAGCAGCCAAAATACCAAATAATAAATACTCCGTTCTTTCACTAAATAACCACATAAGCAACGGCACCAAGGCAGCTGCGACAATAGATGCCAACGAAACATA includes:
- a CDS encoding patatin-like phospholipase family protein, translating into MLVKIGGRKLSSILGKRVGLALSGGGIRGTTHIGVLKALTENNIPIDIISGTSAGAIVAAMYACGYTPRQMQQIVHTIKPSQLIDLKITVTDLFKHGVKWFMSGMFRFWSVLPTGMIKGDKIEQFFSEIWHEHTVRDTKIPIAITAVDINSADTVFFTTPIPGSREILNARYYHNTPLTDAVRASISIPGIFFPKKYRNMTLVDGAVKNNLPTDILRHMGADVVIAVDLGYAGQPNYDIKTVGEIVIQCIEVMGREVTLLKSEQYADVIVRPPIYDIDFKDINQADQCIKRGEKALKEKLAEIKNLL
- a CDS encoding site-specific integrase is translated as MTMDNKDFVLRKNDFIQQNKKLSEKSKKRMQKSKAENTLRAYEADWLDYYDWCSHHNYQALPAEPETIVNYINDLADNARANTVSRRLSAISENHKAAGYQSDNPCRSGLVRNALDAIKREKGTIQQGKTPLLLEDLQEIAPYFDDSDMIGMRDKALMLTGFMGAFRRSELVKINVEDLTFSPEGVTILVHQSKGDQEGQGEYVAIPCNSDSTVCAVAALKNWLQAAQLKSGALFRPFNKYKQIRARRLTDKSVALIVKKYASLAGRNAENFAGHSLRRGFATSAAQHDVDERTIMQQTRHKSEKMVRRYIEQGNLFKNNALNKMF
- a CDS encoding NAD(P)H-dependent glycerol-3-phosphate dehydrogenase — protein: MKLAVIGAGSWGTAIAGVLGQQHEHVVLWARNEALVKQMREARQNQQYLPDVNLPITVSYSENINEAVANAHLIVIATPSQAVRATAGKIAKSVAKDALILTAAKGLELPTLKRMSQVIAETIPASADRIAALSGPSHAEEVGLRFPTTTVVASPVRRVAEKIQDLIMLPYFRVYTNPDIIGVELGGAFKNIIALGAGMIEGLGFGDNTKAALMTRGLAEISRLGIAMGAQPLTFAGLSGVGDLIVTCTSRHSRNCRAGILLAQGKTVQQVETESNMVVEGIKATQAAYELSKQLEIEMPITEQIFLTLYEGKSPREAVADLMTRVKTHEVEEVVFDKIKWK